A section of the Amycolatopsis sp. AA4 genome encodes:
- a CDS encoding CdaR family transcriptional regulator: MTTAEPFAGASLRHVLATLGEPLVRVLVAPRGLGVPVQDVVILDPEDPPDTHPGDLVLVIGARGRSAAAAIRAAGRAGAAAVAVKGEGGTDVAADAGVALLTVGAEARWEQVEALARGVVDAARAGGEAETGEVLGDLFALAQTVATLTGGLVSIEDTASRVLAYSRAGDEVDELRRLSILGREGPERYLAILREWGVYQRLRAGEGIVRVDERPELGIRRRIAAGIHAGSQPLGTIWVQEGAQPLTEQAEVALLGASRTLAPQLIRARTLPDPQLRLREDLLAGLLEGRVDAESVADDIGADPARPAQVLAFTLSRQQSTAASDRLLRRAELVHLIAVHTAAYRRTALVSVLGGRVYALLPDLPEHSDAAVLALAKEIVGAARKHLDAPVRAALGGIVPSLSDAALSRGDADRVLMAMTRGHWPSDVASLADVRADVLLSEVLAYLGDQPRLRDPRLADLRAHDADHGNILIPAVLAYLNAFGDVRTAARSLNIHPNTVRYRVRRASEVSGIDLTDPAQRLLTELLLRL; this comes from the coding sequence ATGACGACCGCCGAACCGTTCGCCGGCGCCTCGCTGCGGCACGTGCTCGCGACGCTCGGCGAACCGCTCGTACGGGTGCTCGTCGCACCGCGCGGCCTGGGCGTTCCGGTGCAGGACGTGGTGATCCTCGACCCCGAGGACCCGCCCGATACGCACCCCGGCGACCTGGTCCTGGTGATCGGCGCGCGGGGCCGGTCGGCGGCCGCGGCGATCCGGGCGGCCGGGCGCGCAGGAGCGGCCGCGGTGGCGGTGAAGGGCGAAGGCGGCACGGACGTCGCGGCGGACGCTGGCGTCGCGCTGCTCACCGTCGGCGCGGAGGCACGGTGGGAGCAGGTCGAGGCGCTGGCGCGCGGCGTGGTCGACGCGGCCCGGGCAGGCGGCGAAGCGGAAACCGGCGAGGTGCTTGGCGACCTGTTCGCCCTGGCCCAGACGGTCGCGACGCTCACCGGCGGCTTGGTCAGCATCGAGGACACCGCGAGCCGCGTGCTGGCGTACTCACGAGCCGGAGACGAGGTCGACGAACTGCGACGGCTGTCGATCCTGGGCCGCGAAGGGCCGGAACGATACCTCGCGATCCTCCGCGAATGGGGCGTCTACCAACGATTGCGGGCCGGTGAAGGAATCGTGCGTGTGGACGAACGCCCAGAGTTGGGAATTCGCCGCCGCATCGCTGCCGGAATCCACGCTGGCTCGCAGCCGCTCGGCACGATCTGGGTGCAGGAAGGCGCGCAGCCGCTGACCGAACAAGCCGAGGTGGCGCTGCTCGGCGCGAGCAGGACGCTTGCCCCGCAACTGATCCGCGCCCGAACCCTGCCCGATCCGCAACTCCGGCTGCGCGAGGACTTGCTGGCCGGTTTGCTGGAAGGACGCGTGGACGCCGAGTCCGTCGCGGACGACATCGGCGCCGATCCAGCACGTCCAGCACAGGTTTTGGCGTTCACGCTCTCTCGGCAGCAGTCGACCGCCGCGTCGGACCGGTTGCTGCGCCGGGCCGAATTGGTGCACCTGATCGCCGTGCACACCGCGGCCTATCGGCGAACCGCGCTCGTGAGCGTGCTCGGCGGACGGGTCTACGCGTTGCTGCCGGATCTGCCGGAACATTCGGATGCCGCGGTGCTGGCACTGGCGAAGGAAATCGTTGGTGCGGCACGGAAACACCTCGACGCACCGGTCCGCGCCGCGCTCGGCGGGATTGTGCCGAGCCTGTCCGACGCAGCGTTGTCGCGCGGCGATGCCGACCGGGTGCTGATGGCGATGACGCGCGGGCATTGGCCGTCCGACGTCGCGTCGCTGGCCGACGTGCGAGCCGATGTGCTGTTGTCGGAAGTGTTGGCCTACCTGGGAGATCAGCCCCGATTGCGCGATCCGCGGCTCGCCGACCTGCGCGCCCACGACGCCGATCACGGCAACATCCTGATCCCCGCGGTGCTGGCGTATCTGAACGCTTTCGGCGACGTCCGCACGGCCGCCCGCTCGCTGAACATCCACCCGAACACCGTGCGCTACCGCGTGCGGCGGGCATCGGAAGTGTCCGGCATCGACCTGACCGACCCGGCTCAGCGCTTGCTCACTGAATTGTTGCTGCGGCTGTAA
- the pruA gene encoding L-glutamate gamma-semialdehyde dehydrogenase, producing MDAVTQTPAPKNEPVLTYAPGSAERAELEGALKKLGQAGPVDLTVTVGGEQRAGGGEKIDVVQPHNHSHVLGTIQSATQQDATDAIAAAAKAAPEWRALSYDDRAAILLRAADLLSGPWRATLNAATMLGQSKTATQAEIDSACELADFWRFNVAFGRSILDQQPVSSPGVWNRMEHRPLEGFVYAITPFNFTAIAGNLPTAPALMGNTVLWKPSPTQSFAAHLTMRLLEEAGMPPGVINLLPGDGKAVSEVALTHRDLAGIHFTGSTATFQHLWGTVGANIAGYRSYPRLVGETGGKDFVLAHSSADIDVLRTALVRGAFEYQGQKCSAASRAYVPRSVWEQLKDGLASETAALSYGDVTDLSHFGGAVIDRRAFDKHASLFERVKNDSEVEILVGGTADDSVGYFVQPTVLVSTNPKHEIFSTEYFGPILSVYVYEDAEFDSVLQLVDETASYALTGAVIANDRAAVAKASQALRFAAGNFYVNDKPTGAVVGQQPFGGARASGTNDKAGSVFNLLRWTSPRSIKETFVPPTSVRYPHQG from the coding sequence GTGGACGCCGTGACCCAGACCCCCGCCCCGAAGAACGAGCCGGTGCTGACGTACGCGCCGGGCAGCGCCGAGCGCGCCGAGCTGGAGGGTGCGCTGAAGAAACTGGGTCAGGCCGGTCCCGTCGACCTGACGGTCACCGTCGGCGGCGAACAGCGCGCCGGCGGCGGCGAGAAGATCGACGTTGTCCAGCCGCACAACCACAGCCACGTTCTCGGCACCATCCAGAGCGCCACGCAGCAGGACGCGACTGACGCGATCGCTGCCGCCGCGAAGGCTGCTCCGGAGTGGCGCGCGCTGTCTTACGACGACCGCGCGGCGATCCTGCTGCGCGCTGCCGACCTGCTGAGCGGCCCGTGGCGCGCGACGTTGAACGCGGCGACCATGCTCGGCCAGTCGAAGACCGCGACGCAGGCTGAGATCGACTCCGCGTGCGAGCTCGCCGACTTCTGGCGCTTCAACGTCGCGTTCGGCCGCAGCATCCTCGACCAGCAGCCGGTCAGCTCGCCGGGCGTGTGGAACCGGATGGAGCACCGTCCGCTCGAGGGCTTCGTGTACGCGATCACGCCCTTCAACTTCACCGCCATCGCCGGCAACCTGCCCACCGCGCCCGCCCTGATGGGCAACACCGTGCTGTGGAAGCCGTCGCCGACGCAGAGCTTCGCCGCGCACCTGACCATGCGGCTGCTCGAAGAGGCCGGCATGCCGCCGGGCGTGATCAACCTGCTGCCGGGCGACGGCAAGGCCGTCTCCGAGGTCGCGCTGACGCACCGCGACCTGGCGGGCATCCACTTCACCGGCTCCACCGCGACCTTCCAGCACCTGTGGGGCACTGTCGGCGCGAACATCGCTGGCTACCGCAGCTACCCGCGTCTCGTCGGCGAGACCGGCGGCAAGGACTTCGTGCTCGCGCACTCGTCGGCCGACATTGACGTGCTTCGCACCGCGCTTGTCCGCGGTGCCTTCGAGTACCAGGGCCAGAAGTGCTCTGCCGCTTCGCGTGCGTACGTGCCGCGCAGCGTCTGGGAGCAGCTGAAGGACGGCCTTGCGTCCGAGACCGCCGCGCTCAGCTACGGCGACGTCACCGACCTGTCGCACTTCGGTGGTGCGGTGATCGACCGTCGTGCCTTCGACAAGCACGCCTCGCTTTTCGAGCGCGTTAAGAACGACAGCGAGGTCGAGATCCTCGTCGGTGGCACCGCGGACGACAGCGTTGGCTACTTCGTACAGCCGACCGTCCTCGTGTCGACGAACCCGAAGCACGAGATCTTCAGCACCGAGTACTTCGGCCCGATCCTGTCGGTGTACGTGTACGAAGACGCTGAGTTCGACTCCGTGCTGCAGCTGGTCGACGAGACCGCTTCGTACGCCCTGACCGGTGCCGTCATCGCGAACGACCGCGCGGCCGTCGCGAAGGCTTCGCAGGCGCTGCGGTTCGCCGCGGGCAACTTCTACGTCAACGACAAGCCGACCGGCGCCGTCGTCGGCCAGCAGCCGTTCGGCGGGGCGCGCGCCTCCGGCACGAACGACAAGGCCGGTTCGGTCTTCAACCTGCTCCGCTGGACGAGCCCCCGCTCGATCAAGGAGACGTTCGTGCCGCCGACCTCCGTGCGCTACCCGCACCAGGGCTGA
- a CDS encoding proline dehydrogenase family protein: MLRAPLLAAARSQRMRALIEAVPVTRSVVRRFVSGSATADAVRAARELAADGRKITIDHLGEDTTDAAQATATVQAYEELLTALSEQGLAKGADVSVKLSAVGQFLPGDGEGVALENARKICAAADAVGATVTLDMEDHTTTDSTLGILRELRAEYPWVGAVLQAYLRRTEQDCRELSGPGSRVRLCKGAYAEPESVAFQDKAEVDKSYVRCLRVLMAGQGYPMVASHDPRIIAIAGKLAADAGRTSSDHEYQMLYGIRPEEQKRLASEGETMRVYVPCGDEWYGYFMRRLAERPANLAFFLRGLVTRS; encoded by the coding sequence ATGCTGCGTGCCCCGTTGCTCGCCGCCGCTCGTTCGCAGCGGATGCGTGCGCTGATCGAAGCGGTACCGGTCACCCGGTCCGTAGTGCGCCGGTTCGTGTCCGGCTCGGCTACCGCCGACGCCGTGCGCGCCGCACGGGAACTGGCCGCCGACGGCCGGAAGATCACCATCGACCACCTCGGCGAAGACACCACCGACGCCGCACAGGCCACCGCCACCGTGCAGGCGTACGAGGAGTTGCTGACGGCGCTGTCCGAACAGGGCCTCGCCAAGGGCGCGGACGTCTCGGTGAAGCTGTCCGCGGTCGGGCAGTTCCTGCCGGGCGACGGCGAAGGCGTCGCGCTCGAGAACGCGCGGAAGATCTGCGCGGCGGCCGACGCGGTCGGCGCGACGGTGACGCTCGACATGGAGGACCACACCACCACGGACTCGACGCTCGGCATCCTCCGCGAGCTGCGCGCCGAGTACCCGTGGGTGGGCGCGGTGCTGCAGGCCTACCTGCGCCGCACCGAGCAGGACTGCCGCGAGCTGTCCGGCCCCGGATCGCGCGTGCGGCTGTGCAAGGGCGCTTACGCCGAGCCGGAATCGGTGGCATTCCAGGACAAGGCCGAGGTGGACAAGTCCTACGTGCGCTGCCTGCGCGTGCTGATGGCCGGACAGGGCTACCCGATGGTGGCCTCGCACGACCCGCGGATCATCGCGATCGCGGGCAAGCTCGCGGCGGACGCCGGCCGCACGTCCAGCGACCACGAGTACCAGATGCTGTACGGCATCCGGCCCGAGGAGCAGAAGCGGCTCGCCAGTGAAGGCGAGACGATGCGCGTGTACGTGCCCTGCGGCGACGAGTGGTACGGCTACTTCATGCGACGGCTGGCCGAGCGGCCGGCGAACCTCGCGTTCTTCCTGCGCGGGCTCGTCACCCGGTCCTGA
- the trxA gene encoding thioredoxin, whose protein sequence is MSTVELTADNFDQTVTDNEFVLIDFWASWCGPCRQFAPVFEKASEKHSDITFTKVDTEAEQQLAAAFNIRSIPTLAVIRDKTLIYSQPGALPEAALEDLIRQAREVDMDEVRKAAAAQEAEQA, encoded by the coding sequence ATGAGCACAGTGGAACTGACCGCGGACAACTTCGACCAGACCGTGACCGACAACGAGTTCGTGCTGATCGACTTCTGGGCGAGCTGGTGCGGCCCGTGCCGCCAGTTCGCACCGGTGTTCGAGAAGGCCTCGGAAAAGCACAGCGACATCACCTTCACGAAGGTGGACACCGAAGCCGAGCAGCAGCTCGCCGCCGCGTTCAACATCCGCTCGATCCCGACGCTCGCCGTGATCCGCGACAAGACCCTCATCTACTCCCAGCCCGGCGCGCTTCCCGAAGCCGCGCTGGAAGACCTCATCCGCCAGGCCCGCGAGGTCGACATGGACGAGGTGCGCAAGGCCGCCGCCGCGCAAGAAGCCGAGCAGGCCTGA
- a CDS encoding DUF2630 family protein → MADGILGRIDELIAEEKELRDRAIGVGLSSDDRERLRRAEEELDQCWDLLRQRRARVEFDDDPDEASVRSVREVEGYRQ, encoded by the coding sequence GTGGCTGACGGGATCTTGGGACGGATCGACGAGCTGATCGCGGAGGAGAAAGAACTGCGCGACCGGGCGATCGGGGTCGGGCTGTCCTCGGACGACCGCGAGCGGTTGCGCCGGGCCGAAGAGGAGCTCGACCAGTGCTGGGACCTGCTGCGGCAGCGCCGGGCCCGGGTCGAGTTCGACGACGATCCGGACGAGGCCTCGGTCCGCTCGGTGCGCGAGGTCGAGGGCTACCGGCAGTAG
- a CDS encoding TetR/AcrR family transcriptional regulator: MTEPSGRRERKKAATRRKIADTALRLFLERGYDEVGIRDIAAEADVAVTTVFSHFASKEALVFEQDSNFEESLRGAVERRASEESLIPALREEIQALVRHCTADSVAPVWRMIDGSPALREYEESMRLRHAESLAAAMAADPGLGRTPTACRAIARFVVDAYSVAREAADPEAAVDEVFRMIEAAWAAASPAVSR; encoded by the coding sequence ATGACTGAGCCGTCCGGGCGGCGCGAGCGCAAGAAGGCCGCGACCCGCCGGAAGATCGCCGACACCGCGCTCCGGCTGTTTCTCGAGCGCGGGTACGACGAGGTCGGCATCCGGGACATCGCGGCCGAGGCCGACGTCGCCGTGACCACGGTCTTTTCGCATTTCGCCTCGAAGGAGGCGCTGGTCTTCGAGCAGGACTCGAATTTCGAGGAGAGCCTGCGGGGAGCGGTCGAGCGGCGGGCGTCGGAGGAGTCGCTGATCCCGGCGTTGCGGGAGGAGATCCAGGCGCTGGTGCGGCACTGCACCGCGGACAGCGTCGCGCCGGTCTGGCGGATGATCGACGGGTCGCCCGCGCTGCGGGAATACGAGGAATCGATGCGGCTGCGGCACGCGGAGTCGCTGGCCGCGGCGATGGCGGCCGACCCCGGTCTCGGGCGGACGCCGACGGCGTGCCGGGCGATCGCGCGGTTCGTGGTCGACGCGTATTCGGTGGCTCGCGAGGCGGCTGATCCGGAGGCCGCGGTGGACGAGGTCTTCCGGATGATCGAGGCGGCTTGGGCGGCGGCCAGTCCTGCTGTGTCGCGTTAG
- a CDS encoding alpha/beta hydrolase, with protein sequence MHRRSPSRFRTRARLVAATLGALLVAGCTSGPSVRPAVIDNDGRATTAPPPSTAAVPLPPLAEPKKSSLRWANCDADTRQRMAAPALPDSLHVSCARMTSPLDAPEDSQHLLARILVLKAGDGPIPLVVVNDVGGEPGSLFAARLATRLPPEFLKKFSLIGVDRRGTGLSGGVQCVPLEVRSDLLGADPAQGGLGEVLDAARRAGQQCALDLDTAQTALDSWRTAGDLDQLRKQLGLDRLNALGRGDGSKVLSEYAVRYPAQVGRMVLDGVPDPGADRAAVLDAVAAGAQSTFDAFSADCAARNCPMGDAKVALKTVTDRLRTSPVDTDDGVTMSPGVATYAVYQGLADRSNWPALADALNAAKNGDVTALAGFANPIVADVRGRTSRIGGTIATRCNDSTTRLPADQLDRAAAGMRAKYPQFGAAVAQELAWCGAWPVRREALPPAGAPGAPPILVAATATDPVTPQVGTTRAADQMPSAVTITWQGVAHGAVGQSSCVTAAAQSFLIDGKIPDNGTLCPA encoded by the coding sequence GTGCACCGCCGTTCCCCCAGCCGTTTCCGTACGCGCGCCCGGCTGGTGGCGGCGACGCTGGGAGCTCTCCTGGTGGCCGGGTGCACCAGCGGACCCTCGGTGCGGCCGGCGGTGATCGACAACGACGGACGCGCCACCACCGCGCCGCCCCCGAGCACCGCCGCGGTGCCGTTGCCGCCGCTGGCCGAGCCCAAGAAGTCCTCTCTCCGGTGGGCCAACTGCGACGCGGACACCCGGCAGCGGATGGCCGCTCCCGCGCTGCCCGATTCGCTGCACGTCAGCTGTGCGCGCATGACCTCCCCGCTCGACGCACCCGAGGACTCGCAGCATCTGCTCGCCCGCATCCTCGTGCTCAAGGCAGGCGACGGCCCGATCCCGCTCGTGGTGGTCAACGACGTCGGCGGCGAGCCGGGCTCGCTGTTCGCCGCGCGCCTCGCGACCCGGCTTCCGCCGGAGTTCCTCAAGAAGTTCTCGCTGATCGGCGTGGACCGGCGCGGCACCGGGCTTTCGGGCGGAGTGCAGTGCGTGCCGCTCGAGGTGCGTTCCGACCTGCTGGGCGCGGACCCGGCGCAGGGCGGCCTCGGCGAGGTGCTCGACGCGGCGCGCCGGGCCGGTCAGCAGTGCGCGCTCGACCTCGACACCGCGCAGACCGCACTGGACAGCTGGCGCACCGCCGGGGACCTCGACCAGCTGCGCAAGCAACTCGGACTGGACCGGCTGAACGCGCTCGGCCGCGGGGACGGTTCGAAGGTGCTTTCGGAGTACGCGGTGCGTTATCCGGCGCAGGTCGGCCGCATGGTGCTGGACGGCGTTCCGGACCCGGGCGCCGACCGGGCGGCTGTGCTCGACGCGGTGGCCGCTGGCGCCCAGTCGACGTTCGACGCCTTCTCCGCGGACTGCGCCGCCCGCAACTGCCCGATGGGCGACGCGAAGGTCGCGCTGAAGACCGTGACCGACCGGCTCCGTACGTCCCCTGTGGACACTGACGACGGCGTGACGATGAGCCCGGGCGTGGCGACTTACGCGGTGTACCAAGGACTTGCCGACCGTTCGAACTGGCCTGCCCTCGCCGACGCGCTGAACGCCGCCAAGAACGGCGACGTCACCGCGCTGGCCGGCTTCGCGAATCCGATCGTCGCGGACGTCCGCGGCCGCACCTCGCGCATCGGCGGCACCATCGCGACCCGATGCAACGACTCGACCACGCGGCTGCCCGCCGATCAGCTGGACCGCGCCGCGGCGGGAATGCGCGCGAAATACCCGCAGTTCGGCGCAGCCGTCGCGCAGGAACTCGCGTGGTGTGGCGCGTGGCCGGTCCGCCGCGAGGCGCTGCCTCCCGCCGGTGCGCCCGGCGCCCCGCCTATTCTCGTGGCCGCCACCGCGACCGACCCGGTGACGCCGCAGGTCGGCACCACCCGGGCCGCCGACCAGATGCCCAGCGCTGTGACGATCACGTGGCAGGGTGTCGCGCACGGCGCGGTCGGCCAGTCCTCCTGCGTCACTGCCGCCGCGCAGTCCTTCCTGATCGACGGCAAGATCCCGGACAACGGCACTCTCTGCCCCGCCTAG
- a CDS encoding ATP-dependent DNA ligase, whose protein sequence is MALPVQAPIKPMLAKPAKAIPDSGGLLFEPKWDGFRCLVFRDGDEITLQSRAEKPLNRYFPEVLAALRESLPERVVLDGELVVARDSKLDFDALTERIHPADSRVQLLAEQSPAQFVAFDVLALGDESFVDEPTSARRERLESLPGIALTPATTDPETARHWFELFEGAGLDGVIGKPLDEPYSPGKRILFKYKHSRTADCVLAGLRWHVDGAPGEAVGSFLLGLYDENGLLHHVGVVGSFPAARRRELAQELAPLITDGEGHPWLGDAVREGQRIPGGITRWRSKEQPWVPLRLERVVEVSYEHTEGGYPSRFRHTAQFARWRPDREPSSCGYSQLDEPARYDLSAVFRGEVVRTR, encoded by the coding sequence ATGGCCCTCCCTGTGCAGGCACCGATCAAGCCCATGCTGGCGAAGCCGGCGAAAGCCATCCCCGATTCCGGCGGCCTGCTGTTCGAGCCGAAGTGGGACGGATTCCGCTGCCTGGTTTTCCGCGACGGCGACGAGATCACCCTGCAGTCGCGCGCGGAGAAACCGCTGAACCGGTATTTCCCGGAAGTTCTCGCCGCGCTGCGGGAATCCTTGCCGGAGCGGGTCGTGCTCGACGGCGAACTCGTGGTGGCCCGCGACAGCAAGCTCGACTTCGACGCGCTGACCGAGCGCATCCACCCGGCCGACAGCCGGGTCCAGCTGCTCGCCGAGCAGTCGCCCGCGCAGTTCGTGGCTTTCGACGTGCTCGCGTTGGGAGACGAGTCGTTCGTGGACGAGCCGACGTCGGCGCGGCGCGAACGGCTCGAGTCTCTGCCGGGCATCGCGCTGACCCCGGCGACGACCGATCCGGAGACCGCGCGGCACTGGTTCGAGCTGTTCGAAGGAGCCGGACTGGACGGCGTGATCGGCAAACCACTGGACGAGCCGTATTCGCCGGGGAAGCGGATTTTGTTCAAGTACAAGCATTCCCGCACCGCGGACTGCGTGCTGGCCGGCCTGCGCTGGCACGTGGACGGCGCACCGGGCGAGGCGGTCGGCTCGTTCCTGCTGGGCTTGTACGACGAGAACGGGCTGCTGCACCACGTCGGCGTGGTCGGTTCGTTCCCGGCCGCGCGCCGCCGCGAGCTGGCGCAGGAGCTGGCTCCGTTGATCACGGACGGCGAAGGACATCCGTGGCTGGGCGATGCGGTCCGCGAGGGGCAGCGAATCCCGGGCGGCATCACGCGCTGGCGGTCGAAGGAACAGCCGTGGGTGCCGCTGCGGCTGGAGCGCGTGGTGGAGGTCTCGTACGAGCACACGGAGGGCGGCTATCCGTCGCGCTTCCGCCACACCGCTCAGTTCGCGCGCTGGCGGCCGGACCGGGAGCCGTCGTCGTGCGGCTACTCGCAACTGGACGAGCCGGCCCGGTACGACCTGTCGGCGGTGTTCCGGGGCGAGGTCGTGCGCACCCGCTGA
- a CDS encoding alkaline shock response membrane anchor protein AmaP — protein sequence MSASAARRAQGRSYGAERTLTSLVGVLGVLAGAGALVVGMGWLGQFRGHRPVLDPIAVGWLRDHALYARIGAVVLGVLLLVLGLWWFFRSLRPERRPDLKLDETLGAELTVTAGALAGAVQTDAESVDGVTRARVRSVGTVAEPALRITLWLAEGTEVRRVWEDLDAYVLTRARDSLGVEKLPTAVRLELDTTGSARVR from the coding sequence ATGAGCGCATCCGCGGCGCGTCGCGCGCAAGGCCGTTCGTACGGTGCCGAACGCACGCTGACCTCCTTGGTCGGCGTGCTCGGTGTGCTGGCCGGCGCCGGGGCGCTGGTGGTCGGCATGGGCTGGCTCGGGCAGTTCCGCGGGCACCGGCCGGTGCTCGACCCGATCGCGGTCGGCTGGCTGCGCGACCACGCGCTGTACGCGAGGATCGGCGCGGTGGTGCTCGGGGTGCTGCTGCTCGTGTTGGGGCTGTGGTGGTTTTTCCGTTCGCTGCGCCCGGAACGCCGTCCGGACCTGAAGCTCGACGAGACGCTCGGTGCGGAGCTGACCGTCACGGCGGGAGCGCTCGCCGGGGCCGTGCAAACGGACGCGGAAAGCGTTGACGGGGTCACCCGGGCTCGCGTCCGGTCGGTGGGCACGGTGGCCGAACCGGCGTTGCGGATCACGCTCTGGCTGGCCGAGGGCACGGAAGTCCGCCGGGTGTGGGAAGACCTCGACGCGTACGTACTGACCCGGGCCAGGGACTCGCTCGGCGTCGAGAAGCTGCCGACCGCGGTGCGGCTCGAACTCGACACGACCGGCTCGGCACGCGTGCGCTGA
- a CDS encoding DUF6286 domain-containing protein, translating to MRVLVRLLSTLLGLAVAAGGALLALEVGWSWWQPDKAPLLVPWPRWKAAIAELDWTSTPVRITAGIALLAGLVLLLLALGAGDRAVRMTDPADGITVNTSPRALARLIGLAVRAEDNVRGASVTASSRRVRVRATSRLETEEQLRPRLLETVAGVLDDLPLQRRPKVSVVVDSPKDRS from the coding sequence ATGCGCGTCCTCGTCCGTCTTCTGTCCACGCTGCTCGGTTTGGCCGTCGCGGCCGGCGGCGCGTTGCTGGCGCTCGAGGTCGGCTGGTCCTGGTGGCAGCCGGACAAGGCCCCGCTGCTCGTGCCGTGGCCGCGCTGGAAGGCCGCGATCGCCGAGCTGGACTGGACCAGCACACCGGTACGGATCACCGCCGGGATCGCCTTGCTCGCCGGACTTGTGCTCCTGTTGCTGGCACTCGGTGCGGGAGACCGCGCGGTGCGGATGACCGATCCCGCTGACGGCATCACGGTGAACACCTCGCCCCGAGCGCTCGCGCGGTTGATCGGGCTGGCGGTGCGCGCGGAGGACAACGTGCGCGGCGCGTCCGTGACGGCCAGCTCCCGCCGGGTGCGCGTGCGCGCGACAAGCCGGTTGGAAACCGAGGAACAGCTGCGGCCGCGGTTGTTGGAGACCGTCGCGGGAGTGCTGGACGACCTCCCGCTGCAGCGTCGTCCGAAGGTGTCCGTAGTCGTCGACTCTCCGAAGGACCGGTCATGA
- a CDS encoding Asp23/Gls24 family envelope stress response protein, producing the protein MTRTVEAGPSRSDLPEPAERGSLTIAHAVVRKVAQHAADQVPGTMRTERRVAGVSTGMSGASAKVGGSDNDVELSLDLALRYPAPVREVTGQVRAKVVEEVERITSYHVRSVAVTVTALLPDVPPRVR; encoded by the coding sequence GTGACCCGGACGGTCGAGGCAGGGCCGTCCCGCAGCGACCTTCCGGAACCCGCCGAGCGCGGTTCGCTGACCATCGCCCATGCCGTGGTGCGCAAGGTCGCGCAGCACGCCGCCGACCAGGTTCCCGGGACGATGCGCACCGAGCGCCGCGTCGCGGGAGTCAGCACCGGGATGTCCGGCGCGTCCGCGAAGGTCGGCGGTTCGGACAACGACGTCGAACTGTCCCTCGATCTCGCGTTGCGGTATCCGGCACCGGTGCGGGAAGTGACCGGCCAGGTGCGCGCCAAGGTCGTCGAAGAGGTCGAACGCATCACCTCCTATCACGTGCGTTCGGTGGCAGTGACGGTCACCGCGTTGTTGCCGGACGTGCCGCCGAGGGTGCGATGA
- a CDS encoding Asp23/Gls24 family envelope stress response protein — MPSANRPDVPAAVPSAALAAADQTDTAGRTTISSLVVQKIAVLSTREVAGVHALGGGVSRAIGAIRDRIPGSGATSTAGVSVEVGEKQAAIDLDVVVEYGARIAEVARDVRRNVITAVEQITGLEVIEVNIAVNDVHLPGEEDEPESSRVE; from the coding sequence ATGCCGAGCGCCAACCGGCCCGATGTGCCTGCCGCTGTTCCGTCTGCCGCGTTGGCGGCGGCCGACCAGACGGACACCGCTGGGCGCACCACGATCTCGTCGCTGGTCGTGCAGAAGATCGCGGTGCTCTCGACGCGCGAGGTCGCCGGGGTGCACGCGCTCGGCGGCGGGGTGTCGCGGGCGATCGGGGCCATCCGGGACCGGATCCCGGGCTCCGGCGCGACCTCCACCGCGGGCGTCTCGGTCGAGGTCGGCGAGAAGCAGGCCGCGATCGATCTCGACGTCGTCGTCGAATACGGCGCGCGGATCGCGGAAGTTGCCCGCGACGTGCGGCGCAACGTCATCACCGCGGTCGAGCAGATCACCGGGCTGGAGGTGATCGAGGTCAACATCGCGGTCAACGACGTCCACCTGCCCGGCGAAGAGGACGAGCCCGAGTCGAGCCGGGTCGAGTGA